From a single Ovis aries strain OAR_USU_Benz2616 breed Rambouillet chromosome Y, ARS-UI_Ramb_v3.0, whole genome shotgun sequence genomic region:
- the LOC132659053 gene encoding amelogenin, Y isoform: MGTWILFACLLGGAYSMPLPPHPGHPGYINFSYEVLTPLKWYQNMLRYPYPSYGYEPVGGWLHHQIIPVVSQQSPQNHALQPHHHIPMVPAQQPVVPQQPMMPVPSQHSMTPIQHHQPNLPLPAQQPFQPQPIQPQPHQPLQPQPPVHPIQRLPPQPPLPSIFPMQPLPPVLPDLPLEAWPATDKTKREEVVSTP; this comes from the exons ATGGGGACCTGGATTTTATTCGCCTGCCTTTTGGGAGGAGCCTATAGTATGCCT CTACCACCTCATCCTGGGCACCCTGGTTATATCAACTTCAGCTATGag GTACTTACACCTCTGAAATGGTATCAGAACATGTTAAGATATCCG TACCCTTCCTATGGTTATGAACCCGTTGGTGGATGGCTGCATCACCAAATAATTCCTGTGGTGTCCCAGCAGAGTCCCCAGAATCATGCCCTGCAGCCTCATCACCACATCCCCATGGTGCCAGCTCAGCAGCCCGTGGTACCCCAGCAACCAATGATGCCAGTTCCTAGCCAACACTCCATGACTCCAATCCAACACCACCAGCCAAACCTCCCTCTGCCCGCCCAGCAGCCCTTCCAGCCCCAGCCCATCCAGCCACAGCCTCACCAACCCCTGCAGCCCCAGCCACCCGTGCACCCCATCCAGCGCTTGCCACCACAGCCACCTCTGCCTTCAATATTCCCCATGCAACCTCTGCCCcctgtgcttcctgacctgcctctggaagCTTGGCCAGCAACAGACAAGACCAAGCGGGAAGAAGTGGTGAGCACACCTTGA